In Glycine max cultivar Williams 82 chromosome 10, Glycine_max_v4.0, whole genome shotgun sequence, the DNA window tatgcaagagaaaactagctctataaagtgctttaaatgtcttggaagaggacacattacttctcaatgccccaccacaaaaaccatgattatgaggggccaagacatttatagtagccaagatgaggctactacttcaccttcctctagtgaaagtgaagaagcaaaaggggaagaatctagtgaagaaatctacccccaagaagatggacaaccattagtgtttaaagagaagtgtaaggaggtaagtgtctcctctaagaggttagctaagaaggaaactcattttacaataaagacaaacattaaagaaactttccctcttagacaacctccatattttctcttttgtaaaaagacacttgctagcattaccacacctcttgggcttgagtttattcctcaagtaaagaagttgttggatgagggtttggttcgcaagagcttaaatccttgtgcttttttggtgcctaaaataggtattattaggcaccaagtccctaaaataggtggtatgataaatgttttgagtggtgcaaccctcttttgtaaaatcacttatacacctaacatcttcatgatgtgtgtacatagggacccattaggtaggttttttcttatttttagtttcaatacaaacttaggtactcatatgggacaccttaggtttgtcatactttttggtaggaataatgaatatgaatatacagaaaaaggtatgttttattgcgttacttttcttaatttttcaaatagtgatcaaggggttcccatgaaccctaagagaataaaggtcattcttgagtggcccactccaccaagtataagaaaaatttggggcttccatgacttaacaaacttttacaaaaggtttgtcccatatttttctaaacttgtagctccactcattgagttggtgagaaaccatgttccttcatgggaagatgcccaggaaatggattttcagaccttaccttacttcaacataccaaacaccactaatacatatgttttctttttctttttacaggtgttgagggaaggagcccagagtataaagaacctcgggatttgaggtcaaatcctttccaaggtggagggaatgatgcaatcctatcccgcaagggcattggatagaagactccaagtagattgggccagagatccaagggaaggccctagggttcttatgagccttagggtagattttgagcccatgggctaagtatgagcccgcttatctttgtaaatattagaataggtttattccttcgtttaggccttgtattttggtcattctagtagtatagggttttagccttgtatttcgaggcattttcatgtattttgtcaaggatggtgagcttagtttttagatgggtgtgtgtagctaagttatagggggtgtgtagctaagttctagtttctcatctcaaggaggtgagcttagctattagagaggtgtgtgtagctaagctctagtttctttaggaatcttttcaaggaagcttctcaaggaggtgaacttagttattagaggggtgtgtgtagctaagctctagcttctcaaggaagttttctcaaagaagcttctcaaggaagttttctcaagaaagcttctcaaggaagctacctagtctataaatagaaacatgtgtaacacttgttgtaactttgatgaatgagagtcttgtgagacacaactcaaagttcaacttatctccctttttcttccttcaatttcgtgctcccccctctctctttctctccctctttcttttcctccatttaagcatcctctccaagcttcttatccaaggttcatcttggtggtgaagctccttcttccatggcttattccctagtggatggcgccgcctcttacctcttctcctttgtcttccactgcatctcaatggtggaaaatcaccattaaaggatcTCATTccagctcaaagatccagcctccatagaagccccacaagcaagcttccatcaagtcaATCGCCCAACGTATGGATGTCCAAATAATGACTTGACCAATTCATAATTATGACTCTCAcacatcaacttcaccatccaaccctTCCCTCCAACTACTGGTTTCCCACaaagcttgaagggacacccacatttcatACTCTCAGTATCTCTTCTaacaaaatctttcttcctagacctatactgaccactcctctcacaaccaattaacacaaatgaggTCCTTCCTCTAATACCAGTGTTTGTGTCTAGCCTCATAATCAGCaccacaaatccattttcatgagcAACTGATCGAACccactgcaaaacatcatctcggaTAGCAAACACCTACAATTCAACCCACACAATTTTAGTCTTCAAAGGGACATTCATCTTAtcaatttaataacaataatgaagattattacctgagaagtattgaacgcatccgaacaatcaacatgttgttcattcacaccacattcttgttcattttcatcatccatatcaacttcttcggACATTATACTGTCATACATCCATTGATCTTCACCCATCttaacaacaaattaaaaatttccacatgacaaacatacaacaccTAACCACACTATACATATAATATCATAGCAAATTCAACGTAATCTTTTACTGCATACCATTTTATAAACACTACAATTCAtaaccatatatattaaaaaccaaaaatccTATATCAATCTACATAcgaattatttcaaataaacatataaacaaataatttttatttacaaatttacatacaaacatatttataattaaaaagaattaaaactttaaacaatttttacaaatttcaaaatctgtataccatacggatcaagttgatccgtatagatcaagttgatccatataaaccttacggatcaagttgatctgtatgtTGAAATTAAACATACAGATCAACTCACTCAGGGAAACCAACAATGCCAACTCGCGTACCTGGTGTACCTCTGACGATGAATCAACCACCACAACAACCACCACCCACCGGTAACACTTTCACCTCCACCCAAGCGGCACCTCACTCAACGACAAAAACCAACAGAGCAGAAAGCGAAGCGCAAATGCCACAAAACAGTAAAAGTAACTTaaaaaaggttgaagaagaCGTAGGGGTAATTTTGGAATTACCAAAAATTTCTGGGTGCACAAGCAATAAtactggtgcacctagcatcacccAAGAAAAGGCATAATGTAAGCTACCATGGACAGGCCCATAGATGGTAGTTCAGTCAGGGTAGGCCCAACAGGATTTTTTTCATCATGAAAAAAGGccaatgtaatttaattttttcagaaTGACGGTTTGGAATTTAAAGAACTAAACAAAAGTTGCACCTTAAATTTTACCCATTGTGCAAATTAGAAGTTgagattttaaagaaaaataaacatacttaacttttttttattaccatCTTACTAACACAGTATCAACTCATGATTACATGTAAGGCtgctaaaaaaattagttttaaaaaaataattataactagttttataaaagtaattataaaaCTACAATCTCttctataattataattatttcaaataacttatttttatttaaaaataattagtcatAAAACTATAACTAGTTttatgaaaatgattattttgaataacttatttctattcatttataattgattttaaatataacttgttatataactaatttattCCTAATCTGTTATATACTcatattttacaaataataattgattatatcaaattatataaaactagttatgattataattataatactcACTTATAATCTAGTTATTTACTAGTTATGATTTGAGTTATAAATACTCAAATCATGAGCACCCCTACCATCAATATGTGTTAGGCTAACCACCTTGACTAGAGTGTCCTTTTTAAAGCATTTTCAACTACCAACAAGGTTTAAATCTAAGACTTTGTTTAAGGATATCGAGTCAAATATTACATAAATCAATGACTTGTTGGTAACCTACTTAACTTTGCATCTTGTGTACAAGTactatctatttttattttttttaaaacattattgtgataaacaaatataaattgtgGGGAAAGGACTATGCATTGATcgtataaatattttacattattatctaATCACATATTATCATGTCATTGTGAGGGTTTGATGATTAAactgaaaattattaaatatcaaATGTAATTTTGGCAACCAACAATTAACTCGCTTGTAAGTTAATAATTCAATAAGTTAGACTTTATACTAGGTTTAAGTTAATTTGAACTCAATATTTAAACTCATGGGTTAAACCAATCGAGCTTTAAACTTTTATCTGTTTTAGTTATTGGATTGTGAGCTAATGATGCTTTATATGGTGtgattaaaatctttttttaattaaatatatagaaaaaaattgtttgatcaCAAATGTGAACTTATTAACAATTGGTGAACGaacttcaatttaaaaaataagattccgttttttatttagttaaagTTAAGCCTAAGCACCTGCTCACTAGTCAGTACCAAATCAGAGAAATTAACAGACAACTACAAATTCTTGGGCTTGAAATGATGGAATAAgatgatataaaaaaagaatgaaatgaaataaaatataagaaacttATTTTTATCGCATTCCATCACTTAATCATTATTATGCCTTGATTTGGCAGGAATGTAATAGATATCATCATATTTCTTTAACTCTCCCACGATGGTTTTAAACAACGCAAACGCAATTAAGCTGCGTGATAATTATGTAGATTAATCGCTAGTTACTAATTTGCATAAGTGTGCTAAAACTTTAactacaatatttttattttttaaaaattaaaaggagcACACGTACACTTGAGCGTTGCGCGCCAAAAACAAACTATCTAGTAACTACAACGAACTCTTATACGTGGACCCCACTTAACCAGAAACACACTCTCTCTCAACTGTAACTGTAACTGTACAGTGTCACTGCACTGTGTAAACTCTCTCGCGCGCGCGCGCGAAAACGAAGAATCAGAATCAGGTAAACTCGTTCGTTCATTCATGAGTCGATCATTCAAAAAAAACTTAAGCCTctctctatttttgtttttagttttcttgaagcttgaattctctttttttttctctctctcttcagtTCGTTTAATTCAGTTCAACTTCGATTTCGTAAAAGCGGtggaaaatagaaagaaatggTTCACAACTACGTGTTCGTGAATCTCACCGTCCTCGTTGTCCTCTCGGCAACTTTGGTTTCTCGCTGTTTCGCGTTTACGGATCCCCCTGACGGTAAATTCAAAGAACCGTTCATTcgttcttgattcttgaactatTAACATTTCACTGAAAATTGATTAAGTAACTTCGCGATGTGCATTTGGCATTGTCTTTGAATCTAATCAATCTCATGGCTGGTTTGATTCTTTCTATGTTATTCTTCAATGAGATTTGGTTGGTATTATTTCCAAAATTAGggtatatttaactttatttgaCAGAATCGCCAAAACAGTAGAAGATTACACGTGAATCGTTATTGTTAAATTCATATAAAGATAACTTGAAGATGAAAGATTTAGATAGAGAAATAGAAAATCGGTGTTTGTAAatgagaaataataaaaataagtatttgcTGGATTACCGATCTCGAATTACTGATATTGAACTCGTTTTGGTATAGCTCACAATTCGTGTTTCTGCTACTAAACTATATGTTTTTTTGTAAACGTTTATATGAGCAGTCACAGCTCTGCAGGATCTATACAGGGCTTTAAACAGCCCAGCAGTGCTGAATGGATGGAACGGTAACGATCCTTGTGAGGAATCTTGGACAGGAGTAGCATGTTCTGGCTCATCAGTTATACACCTGTAATGCACTGACTCTGTTGATGATACTCACATTCAGATTATAATGCCACTAATAAATAAACCTGTTACACattctcttttcttcattcAGCAAAATTCGTGGACTAAGCCTTACCGGGTATCTTGGAGGCTTGCTCAATAATCTACAAAACTTGAAGCAACTGTAAGCAATTGTATAGATTTAAGTTCTTATGGCGATGGTTTATTGTCAGGACCTgttatttacttactttcaacTTCTGGTTTCTTTAGTGATGTCAGTTCTAACAACATAATGGGTGAAATACCACTGGGTTTACCCCCGAATGCCACACATATGTAAGCctactgttttttttcttcctttagtTCTCGTGTGACTATGTGCTATGCTTAATGGTAAGTATCTTTCAGCAGTGTGTTTTTCTGACAATTTTCCTCTCGTGCAGAAATATGGCTTGCAACTATTTGGGCCAAAATATACCCCATACATTGTCAACCATGAAAAAACTAAGGCATCTGTGAGTTACATTAGTATTGATTTCACCCCAAGCTTTATAGAGGACATATTTCTATTGATTATGATATAATGTTTTGATCTTTACAAATGGCTGTAAATCATCACTTCTTGTCTTGCAGGAATTTAAGCCATAATTTCTTGAATGGACCCATTGGCAATGTGTTTACTGGCTTAGATAATCTCAAAGAAATGTATGTTTTCTTCCCGAGTCTTTTGCTATTGCATTTTAATTGAGATGAAAGGACAAGTGATTCAATCAGTAGGAAATTTTAGGTTCCTAAAACCTAAACCATTTCCATAGATAGGTTTTTCTGTTTGTTACTAATCTGGAATATTCTGGATCTGTATGATCAAGTGATGAAGCCAATCAAAACCTCAAATTTTCATAATTCACAAGGGAAAGAGTAGAATGTGCAATCAATATAAACTACATAAATAAGCCAAAAGACAGATAGCATAGGCCATTAGGCCACATAATCATTCATTCCTCTTTTAGTTGGAAATGCACATGAATATGATAGCTAGGACTTGAGAAGCACAAGAGCAAGTAAAGCTCTAATATTCGActatataattgaaaattagaTTGAGTCGTGAGAAAGTGAGGCAACAAAATTTAGATGTTTTGACTGTTGTTTAGATCTCAATCTGTCAACTAATTAAGGATGAATTCATACCATCAGGGACCTTTCGTACAATAATTTCACAGGTGATCTGCCAAGTTCATTTGGTTCCTTGACAGACCTTAATAGATTGTAAGTTTCGTCTTTATTACACACCTACCCTGTTTCCTAAACTTAATTTGTATTTCATCACATACTCAGACAGGACTTTTGTTATACATGGTCGTGTTAGTTTGATCGGTAGCATGTTGCTTATTTGCAGGCTCCTGCAGAATAACAGATTCACAGGATCAGTCACCTACCTGGCTGAACTTCCACTCATTGATTTGTAGGTTATCTCTAAACATTTTCAACATTGTGTGACTACAGTTCTATTATTTGCTAATTTCTTTGTTTTGTCAGGAACATTCAAGATAATCTGTTCAGTGGCATTCTTCCACAGCATTTTCAGTCCATACCAAACTTATGGTTAGTGATAAGTTTCTATCACCTTCTATTTCTTCGTTGGATATGAAATTATGGACAAATATCATCGAAAAGTCACATTCTACTCTCAATTAGGATTGGAGGGAACAAGTTCCATGCAGTAGACGGCTCTCCTCCCTGGGCATTTCCTTTGGACAATGTACCCATTGAGCAAAACACTAGTCGCCCACCCGTAACTCAGGCGAATGCCATCGAGAACTACGATCCTCCTAAAGTAAGGAAACAAAAGAACAAACATATGGGTCCCGGAGGAATAGCTTTTATGGTTGGTACAGGAACATTATTGGCGACAGGTTTTGCGCTCTTCATTGGGATCCGATTGAAAAAGCTCCATAGACAGAGAATGGAGGACTATGAAAGAAACCATAGTTCATTGCCTAGTCAAACCAAAGGTAATTAATTCTTTAACAGAGGCATATAAATGGTGAGGCACTCCTAGTCAAATCCAAAAACCTCATGACTGAATCACATGCTAATAACATTAATATGATCTCAAAATTTTCACTCAATTTTCATGTTCATTCCACACacagatttaaaattaaaatgactgaATATACAATTAGATAGGTAGAAAGGGAGTGAGTAAAATTTGTGATACTAAACATGTAATCCCGTTAAGATATATTGCCAAATTTCACTCAGTTTCCTTCTCTTTCTGTTTCATATGTCTGATGCCATTCCGTTTATTAGTTCTGTAAATTCATTTCCATCTTTGaccgtttttttcttttttcctatcCATTTTTAATGGTGATAGATGTATCTACTACGGCGATTGACGAGAGCCTGCAAATCCCACCTTACAATGCTGCATCTCTTTTGAGTCCAAGGCGATTAACTTCCCAGATCCATAAAAGAACAGGGCAAACATCAAGAAAGAGTTTTTCGGGAAGAGACAGATTCACTGGAAGGACAAAGGTTTATACAGTAGCGGAGGTTCAGTTGGTTACCAACAGTTTCCATGAAGACAACCTTCTGGGAGAGGGATCCCTTGGCCCTGTTTACAGAGCTGAATTTCCAGAAAACAAGGTACTACCTTCTAAACACTAAATCACGTTCAGATTTCAAAACTGCTTCTTTCAATTTATAACACTGCTGCTTTCCAATTCTTCTTTTCGAAAGGTTTTCGCAGTGAAGAACATTAACATGGCTGGTATGTCTTTCATTGAAGAGGAAAAGTTCTTGGATGTAGTTTGCACTGCTTCCCGTCTGAACCACCCCAACATAGTTTCACTTAAAGGCTACTGCTTGGAGCATGGACAACATCTTCTTGTCTATGACTATGTCAGAAATTTAACTCTAGATGATGCTCTTCACAGTGCAGCATACAAACCTTTATCTTGGGGCACACGTCTCAGAATCGCTTTAGGAGTTGGTCAGGCCCTGAAGTAAGTTCCATGTTGCTACTCAAATTCATTTCctgttaaatatgaaaatagaaTCATGTTCATGTCTCAACTCTCAACCGTGGCATACACAAATGTTTATAATTACAGCTATTTGCACTCGACTTTCTCTCCTGCTGTCTCCCATGGAAACTTAAAGGCTACCAATGTTCTACTGGACGAAAATCTCATGCCTCGTGTTACTGACTGCGGCTTGGCTATTTTGAGACCACTGACAAgcgacaaaataaaaaatcggGTAAATTTCTGAAAGAATCGGCATCATGTTTAAATAGGTTAGTTGTTTCAGTTAAGGTTCTCGTTGCTAAGTCGTACCTAACAAAAGTTATAGGTCTAGTGCTCtctacttattaaaaaatattccctCCATCATATTATATGGTGCTTAAGGTTTCGAAACAGTAATTAAGAAATGCaattaatttgttgaatttcacaaaaaatattatataacttcctaatatattttatatctctaattaattacttatttactATTACTATACACTACTCTCATTAAGTATGTATTAATGGTagtcctaaaaaaatatttaacaaagtaTTAGTTTGTAAGATGACatctattttgaaatattttttttctctctaaaatgTCATATAATCTGAAACGAAGAGAGTAGTTCCATGATAGACAACAGTTACATTTACTCACTGCTCATAGTTGCTTTTTAGCTTTTGGATGATTTATCGTGAAAAATAACCAGTTTCAAATTAGGTATAGTGTTATGCGCTTAATTTCTAGGTATAGCTAAAACCTGCTTGAATTTATTGAGTAACAACTGCAAAATGAACCAGAAGCTGGTATTAATTTAAGTATGCCATGGACATAGATTCACTGATTAATATGTTG includes these proteins:
- the LOC100793182 gene encoding protein STRUBBELIG-RECEPTOR FAMILY 2 produces the protein MVHNYVFVNLTVLVVLSATLVSRCFAFTDPPDVTALQDLYRALNSPAVLNGWNGNDPCEESWTGVACSGSSVIHLKIRGLSLTGYLGGLLNNLQNLKQLDVSSNNIMGEIPLGLPPNATHMNLSHNFLNGPIGNVFTGLDNLKEMDLSYNNFTGDLPSSFGSLTDLNRLLLQNNRFTGSVTYLAELPLIDLNIQDNLFSGILPQHFQSIPNLWIGGNKFHAVDGSPPWAFPLDNVPIEQNTSRPPVTQANAIENYDPPKVRKQKNKHMGPGGIAFMVGTGTLLATGFALFIGIRLKKLHRQRMEDYERNHSSLPSHPFLMVIDVSTTAIDESLQIPPYNAASLLSPRRLTSQIHKRTGQTSRKSFSGRDRFTGRTKVYTVAEVQLVTNSFHEDNLLGEGSLGPVYRAEFPENKVFAVKNINMAGMSFIEEEKFLDVVCTASRLNHPNIVSLKGYCLEHGQHLLVYDYVRNLTLDDALHSAAYKPLSWGTRLRIALGVGQALNYLHSTFSPAVSHGNLKATNVLLDENLMPRVTDCGLAILRPLTSDKIKNRASEIDIRDIGYSSPDHGQPGIGSTKSDIFSFGVLLLELLTGRKPFDGSRPREEQYLAKWASSRLHDCDSLEQMVDPAIKRTFSSKALSRYADIISLCTQPVKEFRPPMSEIVDSLVSFSQNLLSKSGAADDTELDPLERSFRTTTSRFISSPALSYVSA